ATAGAAGAATTTTAGAGTTCATTCATACTtccaacaaaagaaaattaggtttaaaaaagggaaaattgaaaTCAATTAAGCAGATGAGCTACAATTACTCTTTTGGCAACCCATTGTCACTATTAGATTAGATAAGTTATAATAGTAGAGTGGTCTTATTTGTTCAAATATTTGAGTTGTATTAGACCTGACAACTTCAAAGATAAAGAGCCATTTGATGGCTTATTCTCCTGACATCCAACCGTGAACCAACTTCAAATCATTATAGTTACCATTATCAGCTTAAGCGTTACATATCAGGGATGCCCAGGGAGTCACAATTCGTAACTACTCCGTCCACCCAAAGTATTACAATGGACATCGATCAGCTAACTTTTGaacaatgtttttaaaagtgaAAAGCACAAAAAAAGACAAAGGTCCTTGGGGCTTGAAGCGAAAACCAAAAGTGAAGAGCACACTTCTCTAAAGTAAAGCCCAcaattatagaaaaatataaaaatactaAACAGGGACGAAGTTAGAACTATAAGAATCAATTTACGAAAAGTCGAAAATAACTAATCTCAACATCCAAGATACAATAATGTTGATATTAATCCAACTTAAAAGTTGAAATTCAAAGAGCTGACTACTTTTTGTTAGGATTATTTGACAGTCTTTGTTTGAAGCTCACATTTCTCTAAAGCACATGCCTTCACCTATGAAGCGAAACCACTCACTTTGCTTGGTTTTAAGCGACGAAGTGATGGATTTTAATAACACTGCTTTTGGAAACAAAGTTTATACACTTAACAATTAGTTAAATACAAAATCTATGACACATCAATATTAAAAAAGTGCTTTAACTTATTTGGGATGGTCATAGTAAAAAAGCTTGTATTTGACCAAATAGATAGTAACTAGTTCAAGTTAAGTGAGAAGAAAGACAGAAAATTTTAAACCATGTAAATTGAAAAATGGAGCAGAGTGACTCATGTATGTAGGAGAGCGCAGTGGGCATATATGTCATCTCCCTGAGAAATATCTAGTCTTTATTCTATATGCATGCGGACAAGAATGAAAAGAGAGGAAGGGTGTAACTTAGCTTACCTCGGAAAGAGAAGGAATATTTAATCTACGCATGAAGATCGAAACTTTTGTTCGGAGAATTTCCTTTTCCTCGTCATTGAGTTCCCCAAAGTAGAGAAAGTTAATATTATCAAAATGCTTAAATTCCGTTCTTAAATTATCATCATCAGACCAACAGATGAGCCCAAAGGATTGGTTGAGAGATACCCATTTATTTTCTGCAGTGGGAAGAATCAGATACTGCTTTTCCTTGAGACTCTTTTCTAAGAAATCAACATCTTCAAATCTCAAAGAGCCAGATTTTAGCTCATCTGCCCACTTGAGAAATATATGGAAAACCTGAAAAGCAAgtgtaaaattatttttaacctTAATCAAAATCTGGCTTTGTTAGCAGCAAATTCATTTCACCAACTATGACAATATAAGTTTATTAGCAAAAGACGGCTTACTTTCTTAGCTTCTTGTGAAGGTAAAGCAACAGCAGACAAATGCAGCAATATTTGAAGGTATCCATGGAAATGAGGGAACTCATCCACTCCACATCTATTAACAAAATGGTCATGAAGGCCCGGATACACGCTACATAATATTCTGGTAACAGGGTGTTGGACTGAATTTTGAACAAAATTGTAGAGACCATCTTCACTTGGTCCACAGAACCAGTTGAATCACACCAAAAGACTTCTTTAAGTGACAACAGAACACCAGGTACAGCATCTTCAAGTGAAGCACCAAACTTAGAAGGTACAAACACAGAAGGCCTATCGTGTAATTCTTCAACCACTTTTCTCTCTGAAGTATTCATCCTATTCCACATGAATGTGTAAAATCTGGACATTTGTGATACACTGAAAAAAGTATTCAATGGATGAGCGTGCAAGTTAAAAATAATGTTGAGAAGAAGAGCTCACTGTGAAGGAAATGCTTATACctttagaattttctttttctatttcttctagTCATTCAGGACCCTAAATTGTTGAATGGGAACATGTTATGGCTAGACAGTTTGACTGTTGCTGATATTGCATCACTCAAGTCGTGATTAAACATTGAAAGAGGCAATCACTAGACAATTTATTTGTTTCTagctttccttcttttcttgttgaCAGAGAATAGCTACCTCTCCACGACAGACATTAACATTTAAGGGAAACAGGAACACACGTTTCAAAAGAATAACACTCTGAGCTCAATGTCAGCCTCCCACGCAGACAGGTACGAACAGAGCAACAATATCAGTAGTGCACTCTCACTAAAAATTCTGTAGCAATGCTTTCGGTTTATCTAGAAAAACTGAGTCCATTCGTTTAGGATTTCAGTAGGAAGAACTAATATCTGACAATGTTGGGGAAAACCATATAAACAGGACTCAAACGACCATCTAAATGAGTTTGACTAAGCTTCCATGTCCTTtaaaaaggtagttattatacACTATGGCTAGACAGTTTACGCCTTTAGAATTTTCTTGTTCTCTTTCTTTTAGTCATTCAGGACCCTAAATTGTTGAATGGGAACATGTTATGGCTAGACAGTTTGACCGTTGCTGATATTGCATCATTCAAGTCATGATTAAACATTGAAAGAGGTAATCACTAGACAATTTATTTGTTTCTAGCTTTCCTTCTTTCTTGTTGACAGAGAATAGCTCCCTCTCCACACGGACATTAACATTTAAGGGAAACAGGAACACACATGTTTCAAAAGAATAACACTCTGAGCTCAATGTCAGCCTCCCACGTAGACAGGTACGAACAGAGCAACAATATCAGTAGTGCTTTCTCGCTAAAAATTCTGTAGCAATGCTTTAGGTTTATCTAGAAAAACTGAGCCCCTTCGTTTAGGATTTCAGTAGGAACAACTAATATCTGACAATGTTGGGGAAAACCATATAAACAGGACTCAAACGACCATCTAAATGAGTTTGACTAAGCTTCAATGTCCTTTATAAAGGTAGTTATTATACACTATGATCATCAGTTAACCagacttaaaaataaaaataaagagaaatgaTCATCATTTAATTAGACAGAAGACCACTACCACCAACCTCAGTATGTGATATATTTGACCAATTCATGCAGCATACGCTATTTAtattttagttaattaattcattacaagaacaacaatatactcagtgaaatctcacaaagtgaggtctggggagggtagaatgtacacagaccttacccctacctttgggAGGAAGGGAGGCTGTTTGCGGGTAATTCCTATTacatccacaagaaaataaatagcTGAAACAATAAAACAATGTTTTTTTCAGTAAATGAGAAGATAAACCATCTTGCTGATTTCACATCACTTTCTGCTGAAGGAAGATCAAATACCTAGCCCTCAGAAGTGCTTTGGCTCTCCAAACTTGAAGAATTGCTAGCGTGTCATCAACTGTAACTTGGGTTTTCAAACCAAGAGCTGTTAACAACCTTTCACTTCTCACCTGTCTCACAAAAGAAGCATTAGCTCTAACTAAGAGCGGTCATAAGGAAAGTCCAACTAAATTCAAGCTAAAAACACAGCCAAAAATATGTTTGATACTACCCTATACCAGGAAGAAGCGAAAGTCATATCATGAAGGTATTATCACATATCAATGGAACATTCACAAATGTGAATTAAAAGAAGAACAATGAAGCTAACACAAAATAgaggacactctttttgattcGGAGGGAGTAATACATTTAGTCTCCGTTAAATATTTATcgaattatgtatgttagatttcACGGCAGTTATGACATGTACTTACATTTTGAGGTACAATTTTTATAGGcttctattatttttaatttatttctagagtCTGGTACAGCTTGTTAAGGGTAATTTCTGCAATTGGACTAATGGTGTTTACTAAATTGACAGTTGACCAGAATGAAGAAAAATACTACTATTAAAAAAAGGAGTGGACTTTTTTATGAACTAACAAATGGACTTTATCTAGTTATGTGTGCCGATTACTGAGGGACAATATCCCTTAAAGGATTCCTTCATAATGGAAACATATTTTTATCTAATATATTATCTTTCCGGTCAGTAActcaatatatttttatatatgggATTAGATTTCTCAATATTCACTCAACTAACAACAACTATCTAGATaagtcatttttttgttttgcaacAAAAAAGTCACTCAGTAAgttaatttcctttgtttttgtaatagaaaagtcactcaacttttgACTAGATTTATAATTACCCTCTTGATCTGATTGAAGGAGTAATGCTAAACCAAAAGTTGAACGGAGGGTAAAGTTCCTCAATTTCGTAATATATgactgatttgaatattttatctACAAAGTTCTTATTCAATAATTAATGGGAAAATggttcaaaacacacttaaactatggccaaaattgtcataacacacctcaactttttgagggtcctatgacccccctggacttatttttgtgtattatttacGCTTTCAAACGGACAAAGTCACCCAAACTCGTTTGAGTGTATGCACGCGCTCATAAACTTAAAACCAGACgggtcattttcattattttcttttccaaaatttgaaatccaaaattATCTCTCACCTTCCACTCGATTTCTACCATTTTAATCACTCAAATACCATTTTATTATGCAAATCAGTGTGAATCacagttaaactaagtttagGTTGTAACATCGCGGTGGATTTTGACCCAAAATCGTCGATTTATCTTCAAGGTTGTGTCAAACTTTTAGTGAACTAAAAAATACCAGGTTAGTCGTGTTCTTTGTCACTATTGTACgcgtaaattttatttttttctatattatataggatttgtGACATTGTCGTATGAATTTCTAGGGTTTGTTGAAAAATTATAGGGTTTTCCTAGTTTAAATTGGGGTTATTGGGGTTAAGAGATGTGTAATCTTATGTTGTGTAGTATTACTGTTGTAAGTGCGTCCAATTTATTTTCACCCCAAAATCTGATTTTATGCACTGTTTGGCCTTGTATTGTCACATGTCTgaatttaattgttgttatttgatgtgtgtgtggggttgtgattgttgttgaccatctattgttattgtatatgtgtGGTACTGATTGTTTGTACTATTATTGAATTGTAATTTCAGGTATGAGTGTGTTTGTATTAGTAAcattgagatggtatcatggtggGGTTTTAAATGTTAGTAGTGGGGAACCAACGTATGAGGGTGGACAAATAACAGAGTTTTTGGATATTGATGTGGATAGGATGTCCTTTTTTGAACTaagggattatattaaagaactagGATATACTACAAGTTGTTCATTTTGTGTGTGAGGAGACCTAATAGTGAGTGTTGTAGAAATCCAAGCGATAAggacattttggaaatttcacaaagttttgaaaatggggaTACTATTGAAATCTATGTCTGTCACATGGTTGATAATTTAGATAATGTAGATGGTCCCATTGCTTTGTTGGACTACACTAGTCCCAATGAGGAATCTTTGGTTGCttttaataaagaaagagaTGGGGGTATCCAAGAAGGGGATGGGTTTGCTTTTAATAAAGAACCGGCGGCTACGAAACCTAACACCTTTCGAACCGGTAGGCTAACTGTTGAAACCGCACCCGCTTTGGCTAAATTGTTACTTCGAAGACCCGTTAAGTAGTGAATTTCCTATTCTTGAATCGACCGGTCCACTAATGATAGTTAAAGAGTCGACCAAGCTGAACTCTTTAATGAACATGATGCTGAACATGAAAGTGATGATGTTCATGAAGAGTGCATAAATTTGAGGGCTGAAAGGAGGTCATATCAGAggaggaaaagaagagaaaggataCCAAATGACCCTGGAGAAATTCCTGTTGGTGAAGTTGGTCCAGATCTGGGCTTTGATGAAACTGCTACTCCTGATACAAGCTTGAAAGGTAAGGTTGCTGGGGATGAGCCAGTATATGTTAGTTCTGATGCATATAGTGTTGAATCAGATACAAATGATGAGCAGGGTCTAGGAGGGCTAGGAGAAGGATAATTTTTTACAAAACTGTTGAAAAAGTGATGTGGGAGTTGGGGATGGTTTTTGAGGATGTGAATGAGTTTAGGGATGCTGTTACAAAATATGCACTTCAAAGGGGTGTGCAGTTAGAGAAATTTGTCAATGAGCCCAAAAAGGTTAGGGTGAGATGTAGGGATGGCTACCCATATGATCTCTATATATGTAAGTCTTGACAAGAAGACTAATGATTTCATGATCAAAACCTACAATCCTAAACATAAATGTGTCAAGACTACTAGAAATTGCATGTGCAATGCTAAATACTTGTCTAAGCATTACAAGAATAGAATTCTGAACGACGAAACATTAGGATTTTCAAGTTTTAGCGAGTTGATTAGGGAAGAACTTAACATACATATTGGAAAAATCACTTTGCCAGGAGAGCTAGAGCTAAAGTACTCCAAGAAATCATGGGTGATCATGTGTTAGAGTTTGGAAGAATATTTGACTATAGgaatgaaatgttgaggactaATCCTGGGAGTACTTGTGTTGTTAAGGTTGATGACTCTGGTGAAAGTGGTAGGTTGgtgtttgaaagtttttatatttGCTTTGATGCTTTGAAAAGATGTTTTTTAGGTGGTTGTAGGAAATGTAttggtttggatggttgtttcttaAATGGAATAACCAAAGGACAACTATTGGATACTGTTGCTAAAGATGCTAATAATCAAATGTTGCCTATTGCTTGGGCTATAGTGGAATATGAGAATAAGAACACTTAGACAtggtttttgaaattgttgatAGCTGATTTGGGAATGGGAGATGGCAGCAACTACACAGTGATATCAGACATGCAAAAGGTATGAcaatcacttttatttttcttcatttagttTCTGTCCATTCATATATAATTGTTTCTCAAAATTTGTAGGGGCTTCAATCAGCTATGAAAGAATTGTTACCACTGGTGGAGCACAGGATGTGTGCAAGACATATCCTAGCCAACTGGGCAAAAACATGGAGAGGTCTTCAAAGAAGGAACTAATTAAAAGTGTGCAAAAGCACCTTTGAAGGAGAGATGAAGATAAATCTAGACAAAATGAAACAGCTTGGTACTGCCAAGGATGGTAAGGATATTGTTACAGATTTACTGTACTATCCACCTGAAACTTGGTGTAAACTGTACTTTTGAACTAACATTAAGTGTGATAGTGTGGACAATAATATGTCTGAGAGCTTCAATGCTTGGATTTTAGGACCAAGGCATAAAACCATTATCACTATGGTTGAAGAGATTAGAGTGAAGGTAATGACTAGAATAGGTCAATTGAGTCAATTTCCAAAACATGGTTAACCAATATATCTCCAATGGCCCGAGGGTACTAGAAATCAACATAAAGAAGTCAATGGAATGTAATATTGATTTCAATGGTGAGAGAGGGTTTGAAATTAGTGATGGGCCATATCAACATACTGTTGATTTGAGAAATAGAACTTGTAGTTGTAGGGCCTGGATGCTTAAGGGAATACCATGTCCATATGCCCTTGCTGCCATATTATATAAGAAGTATGAACCCGTTGAGTTTGTTGATAGGCTGCTTTCTGATGAAGACCTACTTGAGAACTTCTTGTCATTTTCTTCAACTTGATCACCTATATGAAAATGTGGCTCGAGTCCAATAACCCCTATGTTGCACCACCAATTGTAACGCCTATGCCGAGTGCCCTGGACAAAGAAGGTCGGAGAAGAGAGACTGAGTCAAGAAGATATGGTAAGTTGTCAAGAAAAGGAGTTGACATGACTTATAGCATTTGTCATGGTAAAAACCATAATAAAAGAGGTTGTCCTTTGAAGGTATGAACTTTTAAAGTAAACTCTGTTTTTTATACTCTTTGTAGTAATGGTTTTGATTTGACACTACTGTTTTTGGTAGGATTCTGGTAGAACAAGCTTTGGTAATGGACTAGATACTGCTGCAGCATCTCAACTAAGCTTTGGTAATGGACCAAGTGACTTTGCTGAATCAATGTTGCACCTGCAAGATCTAGGGGGAGGCCAAGAAAGCCAACTCCAACTTCTGAAGCACCAGCAAGAGCTAGGGCAATGCCAAGAACTTCTGAAGCACCAGCAAGAGCAAGTGCAAGTCCAAGGAGTACTTCTCAAGCACCAATAAGAGCAAGTGCAATGCCAAGAAGTACTTCTCGAGCACTAACAAGAGGTATGAGAacaaggaggacaaccattacTTCTAAATGGTTTGAAAATGCAACAAGTTATGCTGCACCTGTTGCAGCCAATGCACCTGTCCAACCTACTGCTTCTCAGTCTAATGTGAGTAGGGGAAGACCAAGAAAAACCTCTCAAGCTTCTAGTGTAACAGCTGTTGacaatgaaagaagaagaactaCCCCTTATAAAAGGCCTAGGACTGTTAGAATGGGTATATTTGTTGCAGAAAATAGATTTACAACATACAATGTAAGAACTGAAATATTTCTTGGAATGGGAATATTTGTTGCAAGTGAGTTTACTAACTATAAACAACTACTTTGCTATGTCTACAGCATGGCTTGCCAAGTAGTAGGATGATTGATGCTGCTCCAAGAAAGCATATAAGATCAGCTGATGTTACTGGGGACCTTGGTCACAAAGCAAGGACTGGAGTGAGGTGGAAGGGCAAAGCAGCAATGACATCAAGCCAGCTTGAAGAGATGAGGgtaaagaaaagggaaaaaagtgaCAGCAACCCAGAACTCACAAACAAAGGATCCATGGAAGTAGTGTTAATATATTGGTAGTTGCTAGAACAAGTTAATGTAGTTGACAGTTTTTGCAGTTGATAAACAAACTAAAGTAGTTGTGGTTTATATGCTTGTTTTGTGACATTATGCTACTGCACTTGAATGTTGCATCATCATGAATGTGATGCACTACTTTTGTACAAACTTATATTGGTGCAATTGTTTATATATACCAAGGTTTGTTTCTATTAGTAAGTTCTGTCTCTTTCAGCAGTTGATTGGTGCACATGTTTAATGTCCAGAATGTctatttctttttgaaattgttGGTGCACATTTTTAATGTCCAGAATGTGCAACCTATGTTGGTGCAGCTGTTTCATGTCCAAAATGTGCAGTTTATGGACCAAGTGAAATCTGGTCAAGCATTTGAACTACATTAATGTTGCTCACCAAATTTGGTCAAGCATTTTGAACGAAATTAATGTTGCTCACTAAATGTGGTCAAGCTTTTGACCGGATTTAAAGGTGGTCAACAAGAGCTAAGGTGGTTAAGGGTTAAGTAGTGGGTAATTTATTGCAAAACACATTATAAATATAGGCTTTCATTCACACTCTAATACCATCAAATAGCATTCTACGCAGCCTCTAACATGGGCCTTAATTCGAAAATGGTagattattttaagaaaaaattgaccAAATCATACGTCGAAAAGGATGATTTCGTAAGTGTTCATctaatttatttgttattttcaattgttattttagttttagtaaTCACATGTTTTTTGGCAGATCCTTCCAAGTAGCATTCTTGAATTTCTCCCAGACGATGACCGTGAAGCTGTTGTAATTTCTGAAAGAGGTGCATACAAAATGAAATACAAAGTTGGTGCTCATACGCGCCTCTATCAAGGATGGAAAGAATTTATAGATGCTAACGGATTCAGGACAGGggattgttacacctcagattTTCGTACGTTAAAGTCGCATCATGAGTTAGTCGATGCAAGTTCAAAAAGAAATGATCTTGAAGTTAAAAGGGATTGAGcttattaatataaatggttACAAGAGTCTATAAATAACGTTAGTAAGTAGCGGAAGATTTGAAGGGcgaatgaatcaaagaagcatgagtttAGTCAAAAGTCAAGTTGGGAATCtgataacttgtacttttgggtgagATTAGGAGTTCTTCACAt
This portion of the Lycium ferocissimum isolate CSIRO_LF1 chromosome 1, AGI_CSIRO_Lferr_CH_V1, whole genome shotgun sequence genome encodes:
- the LOC132058094 gene encoding uncharacterized protein LOC132058094, coding for MSRFYTFMWNRMNTSERKVVEELHDRPSVFVPSKFGASLEDAVPGVLLSLKEVFWCDSTGSVDQVKMVSTILFKIQSNTLLPEYYVACIRAFMTILLIDVEWMSSLISMDTFKYCCICLLLLYLHKKLRKFSIYFSSGQMS